From Crateriforma spongiae, a single genomic window includes:
- a CDS encoding HNH endonuclease, with protein sequence MSRYVSADLRRRVRERFFACCAYCQTAESLTVSTFEIEHIVPRSEGGATEFQNLCLACPACNRFKSNRIRGTTDDGREFALFHPQQETWLDHFDWSVDGAVIVGLTEIGEVTIRTLRMNRPQAVEVRTLWVEAGRHPPP encoded by the coding sequence GTGAGCCGGTATGTCTCCGCCGATCTTCGACGGCGGGTTCGCGAGAGATTCTTTGCCTGCTGTGCCTACTGCCAAACAGCCGAGTCGCTGACCGTTTCGACTTTTGAAATTGAACACATTGTCCCGCGATCCGAAGGCGGAGCGACAGAGTTCCAAAATCTTTGTCTCGCCTGTCCGGCGTGCAATCGGTTCAAGTCGAACCGTATTCGCGGCACAACGGATGACGGTCGTGAATTTGCTTTGTTCCATCCCCAACAAGAAACCTGGCTCGATCATTTTGATTGGTCCGTGGACGGGGCGGTAATCGTTGGACTGACCGAGATTGGCGAAGTAACCATTCGAACGCTTCGCATGAATCGGCCACAGGCCGTTGAAGTGCGGACGCTATGGGTCGAAGCTGGACGTCATCCGCCTCCCTGA